A stretch of Natronococcus sp. CG52 DNA encodes these proteins:
- a CDS encoding winged helix-turn-helix transcriptional regulator, whose product MSGFDNTKTRSMPTDGLVSNRSERVVLQTLSESGPITIPELADSLASHPATVERRCRELQRAGYVRQCTGGKFAVDENRWNARATDD is encoded by the coding sequence ATGTCCGGGTTCGACAATACCAAGACACGCTCAATGCCGACAGATGGACTGGTATCCAACCGGAGCGAACGCGTAGTCCTTCAGACACTTTCGGAATCCGGACCGATCACGATTCCGGAGTTAGCGGACTCTCTTGCCAGCCATCCGGCGACGGTCGAACGCCGCTGCCGCGAGCTACAGCGGGCGGGATACGTTCGTCAGTGTACCGGCGGAAAGTTCGCCGTCGACGAGAATCGCTGGAACGCTCGAGCGACCGACGACTGA
- a CDS encoding SLC13 family permease translates to MVFRSRRKYQSIIQRIWTYLWVLNEQTKAYLTLDGRAIAEDLDTLSKEEKRVARTAFADGGQQVNDGGGTAESGGDGSGGDDQSPFDVGGEYKLRQKIGFVLGPLLFAVLYLSPTPEGLTPEGQAVAAATAWIAVWWMSEAIPIPATSLLPIVLFPLTGALPAGETTPSYANPLIFLFMGGFFLAMAMQRWGLHRRIALRTIKAVGTEPSRLILGFMLATAFLSMWVSNSATVMMMVPIALAVIYQTADLVDETDLEIDTSEGNFSFGVALMLCIAYGASVGGVATLIGTPPNILFAGQAGELFGTTIGFAEWMLYGVPISIVGLVTVYLYVTRVAISPEFDQLPIGADTIDTELERLGSMGTQERMVLVVFVGMAAAWIGASLADQAGLVPVPEDVDTIVAIGGALVLFTLPTKTEDGDHTFLLDWTSGVEIPWGVILLFGGGLAIAAGFGDTGLAAWIGEQLAGLEGVSMVLIILTVVTMTIFLTEVTSNTATTAMLMPILAGVAVGIGVHPYGLMIAGATAASFAFMLPVATPPNAIVFGSGYITLPQMARVGVGLNVLGIILITLVALLWLPLAWGIDLGTLPTDFAEAFNG, encoded by the coding sequence ATGGTGTTCCGCTCGCGAAGAAAGTACCAGTCGATCATCCAGCGCATCTGGACGTATCTGTGGGTTCTCAACGAACAGACGAAGGCGTATCTCACCCTCGACGGGCGAGCGATCGCCGAAGACCTGGATACGCTCTCAAAGGAAGAAAAACGCGTCGCTCGGACGGCGTTCGCCGACGGCGGCCAACAAGTGAACGACGGAGGCGGAACCGCGGAATCCGGGGGCGATGGATCCGGAGGCGACGACCAGTCGCCGTTCGACGTTGGCGGTGAGTACAAACTCCGGCAGAAGATCGGATTCGTTCTCGGCCCGCTCCTGTTCGCGGTGCTGTACCTCTCGCCGACGCCGGAGGGACTGACGCCGGAAGGACAGGCCGTCGCCGCCGCCACCGCGTGGATCGCGGTCTGGTGGATGTCCGAGGCGATCCCGATTCCGGCGACGTCGCTGCTCCCGATCGTGCTGTTTCCGCTGACCGGTGCGCTCCCGGCCGGGGAGACGACTCCCTCCTACGCCAATCCGCTGATCTTTCTCTTCATGGGCGGATTCTTCCTCGCGATGGCGATGCAGCGGTGGGGGCTCCACCGGCGCATCGCCCTCCGGACGATCAAGGCCGTCGGAACCGAGCCCTCGCGGCTCATCCTCGGGTTCATGCTCGCGACGGCGTTCCTCTCGATGTGGGTCTCTAACAGCGCGACCGTGATGATGATGGTTCCGATCGCGCTGGCGGTCATCTACCAGACCGCGGATCTGGTCGACGAGACCGACCTCGAGATCGACACGAGCGAGGGCAACTTCTCCTTCGGCGTCGCCCTGATGCTCTGTATCGCCTACGGCGCGTCCGTCGGCGGCGTCGCGACGCTTATCGGTACGCCGCCGAACATCCTCTTTGCGGGCCAGGCAGGCGAACTGTTCGGAACGACGATCGGCTTCGCCGAGTGGATGCTCTACGGGGTTCCGATCTCGATCGTCGGGCTCGTAACGGTCTACCTCTACGTCACCCGGGTCGCTATCTCGCCGGAGTTCGATCAGTTACCGATCGGCGCCGACACGATCGACACCGAACTCGAGCGACTCGGCTCGATGGGAACTCAAGAGCGGATGGTGCTGGTCGTCTTCGTGGGCATGGCGGCGGCGTGGATAGGCGCCAGTCTGGCCGACCAGGCCGGACTCGTTCCCGTTCCGGAGGACGTCGACACGATCGTCGCCATCGGCGGCGCGCTGGTACTGTTCACGCTGCCGACGAAGACCGAAGACGGTGATCACACGTTCCTCCTCGACTGGACCAGCGGCGTCGAGATTCCGTGGGGCGTCATCCTCCTGTTCGGTGGCGGCCTCGCCATCGCCGCCGGCTTCGGCGATACCGGCCTCGCGGCGTGGATCGGCGAACAGCTCGCCGGACTCGAGGGCGTCTCCATGGTTCTCATCATACTCACGGTCGTCACGATGACGATCTTCCTGACGGAGGTCACTTCGAACACGGCGACGACGGCGATGCTCATGCCGATCCTCGCCGGCGTCGCGGTGGGTATCGGCGTCCACCCCTACGGGCTGATGATCGCGGGCGCGACCGCGGCCTCGTTCGCGTTCATGCTCCCGGTCGCGACGCCGCCGAACGCCATCGTCTTCGGTAGCGGCTACATCACGCTGCCTCAGATGGCTCGCGTCGGCGTCGGGCTCAACGTCCTCGGAATCATTCTGATCACGCTGGTCGCGCTCCTCTGGCTGCCGCTGGCGTGGGGAATCGACCTCGGAACGCTGCCGACCGACTTCGCCGAGGCGTTCAACGGCTAG
- a CDS encoding 4-oxalocrotonate tautomerase family protein, whose amino-acid sequence MPLLQFDTTRSLTPEERTALADRVTELYTSEMETTAGHVAVTIREHEASALHLGRAVEGPLLFLDAEIRRGRSFERKRAFALATMEYAGKTLEIPDENVKVVFTEHPGEAMMGVDRVGGEWSEE is encoded by the coding sequence ATGCCGCTGTTACAGTTCGATACGACCCGTTCGTTGACCCCCGAGGAACGAACGGCTCTCGCCGATCGAGTGACGGAACTGTACACGAGCGAGATGGAGACGACTGCGGGTCACGTCGCGGTGACGATCCGCGAACACGAGGCGTCGGCGCTCCACCTCGGCCGTGCGGTCGAGGGACCGCTCCTGTTTCTCGACGCCGAAATCCGTCGCGGGCGCTCCTTCGAGCGGAAACGAGCGTTCGCGCTCGCCACCATGGAGTACGCGGGTAAGACGCTCGAGATTCCCGACGAGAACGTGAAAGTCGTGTTCACCGAACACCCGGGAGAGGCGATGATGGGCGTCGACCGCGTCGGCGGCGAGTGGTCCGAGGAGTGA
- a CDS encoding MFS transporter, whose product MDRSYWRTVSLVTTWQIAASICYYTVFAATPFFRTEFGLSRFQVGFVVTALTLGYAVFLLPVGALTDRFGEYRTLSLGLVGLATGAALVAGAPSVALLLAAAFFLGSTYAAAIPGTNKAVYDNIAAGRQNLAMGIKQVGVTAGSGISALLVTGLAGALFWQAGFLIAAAVGVVVAAVFAFLYTGSHDGGTAEYPDFRALSHNRPYRRLVAAGFFLGAALFTTTGYTVLFVAEEVGASIAFGGVVLAIVQLFGSVGRITTGWLSDALPGDPQFRIGAILIVQALAGAVLFAVVAAASTAIGAVVAFAALGFFVLGNTGVYYSCMATLVGADEMGGATAGGQLSLVAGSIVAPPAFGYLADGVGYRASWWLLGGGCVVAAALLLFVVRTEPPVDESAMSD is encoded by the coding sequence ATGGATCGGTCGTACTGGCGAACGGTCTCGCTCGTGACGACGTGGCAGATCGCCGCGAGCATCTGCTACTACACGGTCTTCGCGGCGACGCCGTTCTTTCGCACGGAGTTCGGACTGTCCCGGTTTCAGGTTGGATTCGTCGTGACCGCGCTCACGCTGGGGTACGCGGTCTTTCTCCTGCCGGTTGGCGCGCTGACCGACCGGTTCGGCGAGTACCGCACGCTTTCGCTCGGCCTCGTCGGCCTCGCGACCGGCGCGGCGCTGGTCGCCGGCGCGCCGTCCGTCGCGCTCCTGCTCGCCGCCGCGTTCTTCCTCGGATCGACGTACGCCGCGGCGATTCCGGGGACGAACAAGGCGGTCTACGACAACATCGCCGCCGGTCGGCAGAACCTCGCGATGGGTATCAAGCAGGTCGGCGTCACCGCCGGCAGCGGCATCAGCGCCCTGCTCGTGACGGGACTCGCCGGCGCGCTCTTCTGGCAGGCCGGCTTCCTGATCGCCGCCGCCGTCGGCGTCGTCGTCGCGGCGGTCTTCGCGTTTCTCTACACCGGGAGCCACGACGGCGGAACGGCCGAGTATCCCGACTTCCGCGCGCTGTCGCACAATCGGCCGTACCGCCGCCTGGTCGCGGCGGGGTTCTTCCTCGGCGCGGCGCTGTTCACCACGACCGGCTACACCGTTCTGTTCGTCGCGGAGGAGGTGGGGGCATCGATCGCCTTCGGCGGAGTCGTACTTGCAATCGTGCAGCTATTCGGCAGCGTCGGTCGAATCACCACGGGATGGCTGAGCGACGCGCTACCGGGCGATCCGCAGTTCCGGATCGGCGCGATTCTGATCGTCCAGGCGCTCGCCGGAGCCGTGCTGTTCGCCGTCGTCGCCGCCGCGTCGACGGCGATCGGGGCCGTCGTCGCCTTCGCCGCGCTCGGCTTCTTCGTCCTCGGAAACACCGGCGTCTACTACTCCTGTATGGCGACGCTGGTCGGGGCCGACGAGATGGGCGGCGCGACCGCCGGCGGACAGCTCTCGCTCGTCGCCGGGTCGATCGTCGCGCCGCCCGCCTTCGGCTACCTCGCGGACGGCGTCGGCTACCGCGCCTCGTGGTGGCTGCTCGGCGGCGGCTGCGTCGTCGCGGCCGCGTTGCTCCTGTTCGTCGTGCGCACCGAGCCGCCGGTCGACGAGTCCGCGATGAGCGACTGA
- a CDS encoding universal stress protein: protein MYRILLAVDENETRGRAQAEAVLELPDTDDVFVDVVHVHEGMSGPDAEWAAGGFSEEYAEKMDENVRRRASLPASVETVTEILESSAVEYAVHESVGEPAETILAAASERDSDGIVIGIQKRSPVGKVLFGSVVQAVILDSDRPVTVVPER from the coding sequence GTGTACCGAATTCTGCTCGCGGTCGACGAGAACGAGACCCGCGGTCGCGCACAGGCCGAGGCCGTCCTCGAACTACCAGATACCGACGACGTCTTCGTCGACGTCGTCCACGTTCACGAGGGAATGTCGGGACCCGACGCCGAGTGGGCTGCGGGCGGCTTCTCCGAGGAGTACGCTGAGAAGATGGACGAGAACGTTCGAAGGCGCGCGTCATTACCGGCGTCGGTCGAGACCGTTACGGAGATCCTCGAGTCGAGCGCCGTCGAATACGCGGTCCACGAGTCGGTCGGCGAGCCCGCGGAGACGATCCTCGCCGCCGCGTCCGAACGCGACAGCGACGGAATCGTCATCGGTATTCAGAAGCGATCTCCCGTCGGAAAGGTGCTGTTCGGAAGCGTCGTGCAGGCGGTGATCCTCGACAGCGACCGACCGGTAACGGTCGTTCCGGAGCGCTGA
- a CDS encoding ArsA family ATPase → MSGIDVEPVDETAEGDATATDEESHTIEVTPTDSVPDEQRETVAVDPSGEDIDGPDYVLYGGKGGVGKTTMAAATALDSARGGVSTLVVSTDPAHSLSDTFETDIPAEPDRIREDIPLYAAEIDPEAAVEEGQAAFAGQGGDMFGGLDEMVGEESPMDSLLGGPMPGSDEAAAMQLLLEYMDDDRFERVVVDTAPTGHTLRLLQLPEIMDTMMGRIVQFRQRIGGMIDGIKGMFGGQEIPDQEADLEDLEVLRERIERLRAALRDPARTDFRIVLVPEEMSVLESKRLRERLREFEIPVGTVVVNRVMEPLSDVTDDVEGEFLQPNLDDCEFCQRRWDVQQSALAEAQELFRGTDVRRVPLFAEEVQGEGMLEVVAACLR, encoded by the coding sequence ATGAGCGGAATCGACGTCGAGCCGGTCGACGAAACGGCCGAAGGGGACGCGACTGCGACGGACGAGGAGTCCCACACGATCGAGGTCACACCGACGGACTCGGTGCCGGACGAACAGCGAGAGACCGTCGCGGTCGACCCCTCCGGCGAGGATATCGACGGCCCCGACTACGTGCTCTACGGCGGGAAAGGTGGCGTCGGGAAGACGACGATGGCGGCGGCGACCGCACTCGACAGCGCTCGCGGGGGCGTCTCGACGCTCGTCGTCTCGACGGACCCCGCCCACTCGCTCTCGGATACGTTCGAGACCGACATCCCGGCGGAACCCGACAGGATTCGCGAGGACATCCCGCTGTACGCCGCGGAGATCGATCCCGAAGCTGCCGTCGAAGAGGGGCAGGCCGCCTTCGCGGGCCAAGGTGGCGACATGTTCGGCGGGCTCGACGAGATGGTCGGCGAGGAGTCACCGATGGACTCGCTGCTCGGCGGCCCGATGCCGGGCTCCGACGAGGCCGCCGCGATGCAACTTCTGCTCGAGTACATGGACGACGACCGATTCGAGCGCGTCGTCGTCGACACGGCGCCGACGGGACACACCCTCCGGCTGCTTCAGCTCCCCGAGATCATGGATACGATGATGGGCCGGATCGTGCAGTTCCGCCAGCGAATCGGCGGCATGATCGACGGCATCAAGGGGATGTTCGGCGGGCAGGAGATTCCCGACCAGGAGGCGGACCTCGAGGACCTCGAGGTGCTCCGCGAGCGCATCGAACGGCTTCGGGCCGCGCTGCGCGATCCGGCGCGGACGGACTTCCGGATCGTCCTCGTTCCCGAGGAGATGAGCGTCCTCGAGTCCAAGCGGCTTCGCGAACGGCTCCGGGAGTTCGAGATTCCCGTGGGCACCGTCGTCGTCAACCGCGTCATGGAGCCGCTCTCGGACGTCACCGACGACGTCGAGGGCGAGTTCCTCCAGCCGAACCTCGACGACTGCGAGTTCTGCCAGCGCCGCTGGGACGTCCAGCAGTCGGCGCTCGCGGAAGCCCAGGAGCTGTTCCGGGGCACCGACGTTCGTCGTGTTCCGCTGTTCGCCGAGGAGGTACAGGGAGAGGGGATGCTCGAGGTCGTCGCAGCCTGTCTGCGGTAG
- a CDS encoding pyridoxal phosphate-dependent aminotransferase, whose amino-acid sequence MEYETPLFFHVMQYAAQADRDVVDMVSGNPDWEPPEALREGLHEYADLEPDQFQYPPSVGLRELREEIAARRGVDVEQVVITNGAGEANYLAMARALERDRGDEILLTDPVYPYYPGKTTMLGGTQSFVATDDEGQLEPADVRAAASGETAAIVVNSPNNPTGAVYPEETVRELVAIAEEYDAILVSDEVYDHYDLSGEFASALGFDSDHRVITNAFSKSMAITGFRVGYAVFPPHLVENAKSRHMLVNVAGSRPSQYAVLRALRETGPDYYERNRELLAERVETFTDALETAGAEYTTPQGSFYVMARFEGYPGTLENAERLIDEAGVAGMPGEAFGDSRSDWLRFALVTPRVSAAADRLAAYFDDS is encoded by the coding sequence ATGGAGTACGAGACGCCGCTGTTCTTCCACGTGATGCAGTACGCGGCCCAGGCGGACCGCGACGTCGTCGATATGGTGAGCGGCAACCCCGACTGGGAGCCGCCCGAGGCGCTCCGAGAGGGGCTGCACGAGTACGCCGACCTCGAGCCCGACCAGTTCCAGTATCCGCCGAGCGTGGGCTTACGAGAACTCCGCGAGGAGATCGCCGCCCGGCGGGGCGTCGACGTCGAGCAGGTCGTCATCACCAACGGCGCCGGCGAGGCGAACTACCTCGCGATGGCGCGGGCGCTCGAGCGAGATCGCGGCGACGAGATCCTGCTGACCGATCCGGTCTACCCCTACTATCCGGGGAAGACGACGATGCTCGGCGGAACGCAGTCGTTCGTCGCGACCGACGACGAGGGACAGCTCGAGCCGGCCGACGTTCGCGCGGCCGCGAGCGGAGAGACTGCCGCGATCGTGGTCAACTCGCCGAACAACCCGACCGGAGCGGTTTACCCCGAGGAGACGGTTCGGGAACTCGTCGCTATCGCCGAGGAGTACGACGCGATCCTCGTTAGTGACGAAGTGTACGACCACTACGATCTCTCCGGGGAGTTCGCCAGCGCGCTCGGGTTCGACTCCGATCACCGGGTCATCACCAACGCCTTTTCGAAGTCGATGGCGATCACCGGCTTCCGCGTGGGCTACGCGGTCTTCCCGCCGCACCTCGTCGAGAACGCCAAGAGTCGCCACATGCTGGTCAACGTCGCCGGCAGTCGACCCTCCCAGTACGCGGTCCTCCGGGCGCTGCGCGAGACCGGTCCCGACTACTACGAGCGCAACCGCGAACTCCTCGCCGAGCGGGTCGAGACCTTCACCGACGCGCTCGAGACCGCGGGCGCCGAGTACACCACGCCGCAGGGCTCGTTCTACGTGATGGCGCGCTTCGAGGGGTATCCGGGGACGCTCGAGAACGCCGAGCGGCTGATCGACGAGGCCGGCGTCGCCGGCATGCCGGGGGAGGCGTTCGGCGACTCGCGGAGCGACTGGCTCCGGTTCGCGCTCGTCACGCCGCGGGTATCGGCGGCCGCCGATCGGCTCGCGGCGTACTTCGACGATTCGTAA
- a CDS encoding CinA family protein, whose product MNDEIERELPMQVADALRDEEETLAVAESCTGGLIGAAVTAVPGASDHFDSGLTTYSYDAKRRHLGVSREALDEHGAVSEPVAREMAQGVRDVADTTWGVAATGVAGPTGGNEDKPVGTVYIGVSYAGPWGSQSSFTTASRYEFDGDRAAVRAKTVDQALEDLLAAAGETSRG is encoded by the coding sequence ATGAACGACGAGATCGAACGCGAACTCCCGATGCAGGTGGCCGACGCCCTCCGCGACGAAGAGGAGACGCTCGCCGTCGCCGAGTCCTGCACCGGCGGGCTGATCGGCGCCGCCGTCACCGCCGTTCCGGGGGCGAGTGACCACTTCGATTCGGGGCTGACGACCTACTCGTACGACGCCAAGCGCCGCCACCTCGGGGTCAGCCGCGAGGCGCTCGACGAACACGGCGCCGTCTCCGAACCGGTCGCCCGCGAGATGGCTCAGGGGGTCCGCGACGTCGCGGATACGACCTGGGGCGTCGCCGCGACCGGCGTCGCCGGCCCGACCGGCGGAAACGAGGACAAGCCCGTCGGAACGGTCTACATCGGCGTCTCCTACGCCGGGCCGTGGGGCTCGCAGTCCTCGTTCACGACCGCCTCTCGCTACGAGTTCGACGGCGACCGAGCGGCCGTCCGGGCGAAGACCGTCGACCAAGCACTCGAGGACCTGCTCGCCGCTGCCGGTGAGACGTCGCGGGGGTGA
- a CDS encoding metal-dependent hydrolase, producing MNKRGHVLNAILLSIGLGYLLEPVGDLGTFETIIEIGVPVTLGALFPDVDTAFGRHRKTLHNLPILVGFLGFPVLFGNLEYVWIGILTHYALDVAGSKRGIALFYPIWKKEFGLPSGVAVSSKRADLVTVLVTAVELALAAAIIYELPRRGVEIGRQAIGI from the coding sequence ATGAATAAACGAGGCCACGTCCTCAACGCGATCCTGCTGAGTATCGGGCTCGGCTACCTGCTCGAACCGGTGGGTGATCTGGGGACGTTCGAGACGATCATCGAAATCGGCGTTCCGGTCACGCTCGGTGCCCTATTCCCGGACGTCGACACGGCGTTCGGCAGACACCGGAAGACGCTGCACAACCTCCCGATCCTGGTCGGATTTCTCGGCTTTCCGGTGCTCTTCGGAAACCTCGAGTACGTCTGGATCGGCATCCTGACGCACTACGCGCTCGACGTCGCGGGGAGCAAGCGGGGCATCGCGCTGTTTTACCCGATCTGGAAGAAGGAGTTCGGTCTCCCGAGCGGCGTCGCCGTAAGCAGCAAGCGAGCGGATCTGGTGACCGTTCTCGTGACCGCCGTCGAGCTAGCGCTCGCCGCCGCGATTATCTACGAACTGCCCCGACGAGGCGTCGAGATCGGCCGACAGGCGATCGGCATCTAA